The stretch of DNA TAAGTTGGTAATGTTAATACCATTTTTCGCTAATAGACTAGTAATTTCCGCTAATACCCCTGGTGAGTCCGGAATATCAACAAATAAGTCGAAATAAGCGTCTAGGCCGCCTTTTTTATGAGCAGAAAATTCATCTCTAAATTCTTTGGCATGCTCAAAGAAATAATAAATCTCGTCTTTGGCAGCTTTCCGAATACTTTCTCTAATATCATTCATCTGTTTCATCCACACATCAAATTGGTGCAGGATTGGTTCTCGGTTATGAATCAGAATGTCACTCCACATTTTAGGATTAGAAGAGGCAATTCGTGTGATATCCTTAAATCCACCTGCTGCCAAATCTTGAATGATTGGTGTTTCATGGTGAAAATATTCAGCATGTTGAACTAAACTTGATGCAATAATATGCGGGAAATGAGAGATGACACCAGCGACATGATCGTGTTGTTCTGGGCTCATTTTTATAAATTTAGATCTTGTACCCTGAAGTATAGTTTCAAGTCTTTGGATTGCTTCAGGAGACGTTTGTTCATTGGGTGTAATCACATAAAAGGCATTTTCAAAAAGGTCCGCTTTTGACGCTTCTACCCCACTTTTATGTGAG from Neobacillus sp. CF12 encodes:
- a CDS encoding prephenate dehydrogenase; amino-acid sequence: MKENIFLIGLGLIGGSIALAIKNSHDCHLIGYDINEERAGLALSLEVVDEYVTSIERGVGKADVIFIAAPVTETVEILHRLGKSYMKTGTLITDVGSTKKEIVETAHKVLPNSVDFVGGHPMAGSHKSGVEASKADLFENAFYVITPNEQTSPEAIQRLETILQGTRSKFIKMSPEQHDHVAGVISHFPHIIASSLVQHAEYFHHETPIIQDLAAGGFKDITRIASSNPKMWSDILIHNREPILHQFDVWMKQMNDIRESIRKAAKDEIYYFFEHAKEFRDEFSAHKKGGLDAYFDLFVDIPDSPGVLAEITSLLAKNGINITNLEIIESREDIYGVLRISFRNHPDREKADNLIANLYETFIIE